The following coding sequences lie in one Arabidopsis thaliana chromosome 3, partial sequence genomic window:
- a CDS encoding 4'-phosphopantetheinyl transferase superfamily (4'-phosphopantetheinyl transferase superfamily; FUNCTIONS IN: holo-[acyl-carrier-protein] synthase activity, magnesium ion binding, transferase activity; INVOLVED IN: metabolic process, macromolecule biosynthetic process; CONTAINS InterPro DOMAIN/s: 4'-phosphopantetheinyl transferase (InterPro:IPR008278); BEST Arabidopsis thaliana protein match is: 4'-phosphopantetheinyl transferase superfamily (TAIR:AT2G02770.1); Has 35333 Blast hits to 34131 proteins in 2444 species: Archae - 798; Bacteria - 22429; Metazoa - 974; Fungi - 991; Plants - 531; Viruses - 0; Other Eukaryotes - 9610 (source: NCBI BLink).) has protein sequence MSLRRMLCLLEPWFGPPLLDTNNEVDPKALMFKKNMYGKPEVDWQNYTNCNNPPLHFNISHTDSLIACGVTVHVPVGIDVEDKERKIKHDILAFAERFYSADEVKFLSTLPDPEVQRKEFIKLWTLKEAYVKALGKGFSAAPFNTFTIQSKVGTKGEYNLCKMTEMTASSLEETNKCDGEWKFSLLELDDSHYAAICIEDDEASGGAPMRVIVRKTIPFVEDELISESKLL, from the exons ACAAACAATGAAGTCGATCCTAAGGCCTTGATGTTCAAGAAGAATATGTATGGGAAGCCTGAG GTAGATTGGCAGAATTATACGAACTGTAATAATCCACCATTGCATTTCAACATTTCTCACACAGATTCATTAATTGCCTGTGGGGTGACTGTACACGTTCCG GTTGGTATCGATGTTGAAGACAAGGAAAGGAAGATTAAACATGATATCTTAGCATTTGCAGAAAGATTTTACTCTGCTGATGAAGTCAAGTTTTTGTCAACTTTACCGGACCCTGAAGTTCAGAGAAAGGAATTTATTAAGTTATGGACCCTAAAG GAGGCATATGTGAAAGCATTAGGAAAAGGCTTTTCTGCTGCACCTTTTAATACCTTCACAATCCAGTCCAAGGTTGGAACAAAAGGAGAATACAATCTTTGCAAG ATGACTGAAATGACTGCAAGTTCGCTGGAGGAGACAAACAAATGCGATGGAGAATGGAAGTTTTCCCTTTTGGAGTTGGATGATTCTCATTATGCTGCAATCTgtattgaagatgatgaagctaGTGGAG GAGCTCCTATGAGGGTGATTGTCCGAAAAACCATCCCGTTTGTAGAAGATGAACTTATATCTGAAAGCAAACTTCTTTAG
- a CDS encoding 4'-phosphopantetheinyl transferase superfamily produces MRDQTNNEVDPKALMFKKNMYGKPEVDWQNYTNCNNPPLHFNISHTDSLIACGVTVHVPVGIDVEDKERKIKHDILAFAERFYSADEVKFLSTLPDPEVQRKEFIKLWTLKEAYVKALGKGFSAAPFNTFTIQSKVGTKGEYNLCKMTEMTASSLEETNKCDGEWKFSLLELDDSHYAAICIEDDEASGGAPMRVIVRKTIPFVEDELISESKLL; encoded by the exons ATCAGACAAACAATGAAGTCGATCCTAAGGCCTTGATGTTCAAGAAGAATATGTATGGGAAGCCTGAG GTAGATTGGCAGAATTATACGAACTGTAATAATCCACCATTGCATTTCAACATTTCTCACACAGATTCATTAATTGCCTGTGGGGTGACTGTACACGTTCCG GTTGGTATCGATGTTGAAGACAAGGAAAGGAAGATTAAACATGATATCTTAGCATTTGCAGAAAGATTTTACTCTGCTGATGAAGTCAAGTTTTTGTCAACTTTACCGGACCCTGAAGTTCAGAGAAAGGAATTTATTAAGTTATGGACCCTAAAG GAGGCATATGTGAAAGCATTAGGAAAAGGCTTTTCTGCTGCACCTTTTAATACCTTCACAATCCAGTCCAAGGTTGGAACAAAAGGAGAATACAATCTTTGCAAG ATGACTGAAATGACTGCAAGTTCGCTGGAGGAGACAAACAAATGCGATGGAGAATGGAAGTTTTCCCTTTTGGAGTTGGATGATTCTCATTATGCTGCAATCTgtattgaagatgatgaagctaGTGGAG GAGCTCCTATGAGGGTGATTGTCCGAAAAACCATCCCGTTTGTAGAAGATGAACTTATATCTGAAAGCAAACTTCTTTAG
- a CDS encoding 4'-phosphopantetheinyl transferase superfamily, producing MSLRRMLCLLEPWFGPPLLDTNNEVDPKALMFKKNMYGKPEVDWQNYTNCNNPPLHFNISHTDSLIACGVTVHVPVGIDVEDKERKIKHDILAFAERFYSADEVKFLSTLPDPEVQRKEFIKLWTLKEAYVKALGKGFSAAPFNTFTIQSKVGTKGEYNLCKMTEMTASSLEETNKCDGEWKFSLLELDDSHYAAICIEDDEASGGAIFS from the exons ACAAACAATGAAGTCGATCCTAAGGCCTTGATGTTCAAGAAGAATATGTATGGGAAGCCTGAG GTAGATTGGCAGAATTATACGAACTGTAATAATCCACCATTGCATTTCAACATTTCTCACACAGATTCATTAATTGCCTGTGGGGTGACTGTACACGTTCCG GTTGGTATCGATGTTGAAGACAAGGAAAGGAAGATTAAACATGATATCTTAGCATTTGCAGAAAGATTTTACTCTGCTGATGAAGTCAAGTTTTTGTCAACTTTACCGGACCCTGAAGTTCAGAGAAAGGAATTTATTAAGTTATGGACCCTAAAG GAGGCATATGTGAAAGCATTAGGAAAAGGCTTTTCTGCTGCACCTTTTAATACCTTCACAATCCAGTCCAAGGTTGGAACAAAAGGAGAATACAATCTTTGCAAG ATGACTGAAATGACTGCAAGTTCGCTGGAGGAGACAAACAAATGCGATGGAGAATGGAAGTTTTCCCTTTTGGAGTTGGATGATTCTCATTATGCTGCAATCTgtattgaagatgatgaagctaGTGGAGGTGCAATTTTCAGTTGA
- a CDS encoding 4'-phosphopantetheinyl transferase superfamily, with the protein MRGDELKKNALLARTLVRTTIARYQTNNEVDPKALMFKKNMYGKPEVDWQNYTNCNNPPLHFNISHTDSLIACGVTVHVPVGIDVEDKERKIKHDILAFAERFYSADEVKFLSTLPDPEVQRKEFIKLWTLKEAYVKALGKGFSAAPFNTFTIQSKVGTKGEYNLCKMTEMTASSLEETNKCDGEWKFSLLELDDSHYAAICIEDDEASGGAPMRVIVRKTIPFVEDELISESKLL; encoded by the exons ATCAGACAAACAATGAAGTCGATCCTAAGGCCTTGATGTTCAAGAAGAATATGTATGGGAAGCCTGAG GTAGATTGGCAGAATTATACGAACTGTAATAATCCACCATTGCATTTCAACATTTCTCACACAGATTCATTAATTGCCTGTGGGGTGACTGTACACGTTCCG GTTGGTATCGATGTTGAAGACAAGGAAAGGAAGATTAAACATGATATCTTAGCATTTGCAGAAAGATTTTACTCTGCTGATGAAGTCAAGTTTTTGTCAACTTTACCGGACCCTGAAGTTCAGAGAAAGGAATTTATTAAGTTATGGACCCTAAAG GAGGCATATGTGAAAGCATTAGGAAAAGGCTTTTCTGCTGCACCTTTTAATACCTTCACAATCCAGTCCAAGGTTGGAACAAAAGGAGAATACAATCTTTGCAAG ATGACTGAAATGACTGCAAGTTCGCTGGAGGAGACAAACAAATGCGATGGAGAATGGAAGTTTTCCCTTTTGGAGTTGGATGATTCTCATTATGCTGCAATCTgtattgaagatgatgaagctaGTGGAG GAGCTCCTATGAGGGTGATTGTCCGAAAAACCATCCCGTTTGTAGAAGATGAACTTATATCTGAAAGCAAACTTCTTTAG